Genomic DNA from Carnobacteriaceae bacterium zg-C25:
GCGCTAAAGTTGGTACGGTTATTGAATTTGGTGATGGACGATTAAAAGCAACCGTTGTACAAGATGGCGAGCACGGTGGTCGTGTCATTCGCTTTAGTTATACGGGAGTGTTTTTGGAAGTGTTGGATTCACTTGGTGAAATGCCTTTACCACCGTATATTAAGGAGCGTTTAGAAGATAAAGACCGTTATCAAACGGTTTATGCCAAAGAAGTTGGCTCTGCAGCCGCACCGACAGCTGGCTTGCACTTTACACCACAACTTTTAACACAAATCGAAGAAAAAGGTGTGAAAATCGTCTACTTAACGCTACATGTCGGGTTAGGGACGTTTAGACCTGTATCGGTGGATAATTTAGATGAACATGTCATGCATGCGGAATATTATGAATTGTCTCAAGAGACGGCTGATGTTATTAATCAAGCAAAATTAAATGGCAATCGTGTGGTGGCAGTCGGGACAACCTCTATTCGTACACTTGAAACCATTGCACGCGATAACAATGGAAAAATGAAAAAATCGAGTGGCTGGACAGATATTTTTATTTCGCCCGGTTTCCAATTTCAATGTGTCGATGCGTTTGTGACGAATTTTCATTTACCTAAATCAACGTTAGTCATGCTTGTATCGGCGTTTGCAGGGCGTGAAAATGTTTTAAATGCTTACGCACACGCCATTGAAAAAGAGTACAGATTTTTCAGTTTTGGCGATGCGATGTTTGTAAAATAATGATTAAAATATAGTGTATTAAAGGCGGTAGCAATATCGTCTTTTTGTGCTTTTAAGGGTTAAAAAGCATGATTTTATACGGCAAGAGCCTATAAAAAAGTGGTGAATTATGGTAAAATAGAAGAGATAAAATAATGATAAATTTTACGTTGTTTTACTATCGTAACTGCTCGCGTAATGTGAGTAGTGTGGAGTAGATAAGGGAGGAAAAATGAAGAAAATACAGAAATTTGTATCGCTTTTGATGACAGTGGCACTTGTAATCGGTCTTTGGCCAGCGCAAGTGGTTCGTGCTGCTGATGAAGGGATTACGTTGACGCAAACGCAAGTACCGTCAACAAGGACAGACACAAGAGAATTTTTAACGGGAGAATTGATGCAATCGGTATTAACGTTTAAAGCGAATTTACCAGAAGCAGAGTATACGGGTGCGTATATTGAATTATCCGTTCCATCAAATGTGGCATCATTTGTTGAAAGTATTGAGCCAAATATTTCGCTAGATTCAGAAGTATTTGGAAGAGCGACAAATGTGAACGCAACGACATGGCGTATTCCTTTAAAAGCATCAAACGATGCAAGGGAAGCGGAAATTCCGATTTTCACTAAATTTAAAACATATGTCACGCCAGATA
This window encodes:
- the queA gene encoding tRNA preQ1(34) S-adenosylmethionine ribosyltransferase-isomerase QueA — translated: MLTTNDFDFHLPEHLIAQIPLLERSQSKLLVLDRHTGNHLDTHFTHLLDELQKDDVLVLNNTKVLPARLHGVKSETLGHMEVLLLHNIEGDDWEVLVKPARRAKVGTVIEFGDGRLKATVVQDGEHGGRVIRFSYTGVFLEVLDSLGEMPLPPYIKERLEDKDRYQTVYAKEVGSAAAPTAGLHFTPQLLTQIEEKGVKIVYLTLHVGLGTFRPVSVDNLDEHVMHAEYYELSQETADVINQAKLNGNRVVAVGTTSIRTLETIARDNNGKMKKSSGWTDIFISPGFQFQCVDAFVTNFHLPKSTLVMLVSAFAGRENVLNAYAHAIEKEYRFFSFGDAMFVK